In Bacillota bacterium, the following are encoded in one genomic region:
- a CDS encoding M42 family metallopeptidase encodes MGNESLDLQEMLGALSEASGVSGAENEAASVMERYIRPHVDRLEKDAFGNIIAFKRGAADSRRRHAVFIAAHIDEIGLMVTGVDKCGFIRFTTVGGFDPRTLWGQSVTVHGKEPLRGVIGTLPPHVIKPGDARKAVKVEKMFIDVGLPAGITADLVSTGDIITIYRRFTPMKDSHYMSGKALDNRAGVATIIHSASILGKLKHGADVYFVGTAQEEVGTRGAVTSAYSVNPDIGVAVDVCHGDMPGVSDEDTFELGKGPAIAVGPNVHPLLAEEIQKVAEEQGIAVNLDPTPGPTPTDARSIQLAREGVPSALISVPLRYMHTSVELVHARDIVQAGRLIAYLMLKIDDDFVNAIKNYD; translated from the coding sequence ATGGGGAATGAAAGTTTGGATTTGCAGGAGATGCTCGGGGCATTGTCCGAGGCTTCAGGTGTTTCGGGTGCTGAAAATGAAGCTGCCTCCGTGATGGAAAGATACATACGGCCCCATGTTGACCGTCTCGAAAAAGATGCCTTCGGCAACATCATCGCCTTCAAGAGGGGGGCGGCAGATTCCCGGCGGCGCCATGCGGTGTTCATTGCTGCCCATATAGATGAAATCGGCCTGATGGTGACCGGAGTTGATAAATGCGGGTTCATCCGATTTACCACTGTCGGTGGATTTGATCCGCGCACTCTCTGGGGGCAGTCCGTGACGGTGCACGGAAAGGAACCTTTGCGCGGTGTGATCGGAACCTTGCCTCCGCATGTGATCAAACCCGGTGATGCGAGGAAGGCGGTCAAAGTGGAGAAGATGTTCATCGATGTGGGGCTTCCTGCCGGAATAACTGCAGACCTCGTTTCTACCGGAGATATAATCACGATTTACAGACGTTTTACACCCATGAAGGATTCGCACTACATGTCCGGAAAGGCGCTTGATAACCGGGCCGGTGTAGCGACAATCATTCATTCCGCTTCCATTCTGGGGAAGTTGAAACATGGCGCGGATGTGTATTTTGTAGGCACAGCCCAGGAAGAAGTTGGTACCCGCGGAGCAGTTACTTCCGCTTACTCTGTAAATCCGGATATCGGGGTGGCAGTCGATGTCTGCCATGGGGATATGCCCGGTGTCAGTGACGAGGATACTTTCGAACTGGGAAAGGGCCCGGCCATCGCTGTGGGGCCCAACGTTCATCCCCTGTTGGCGGAAGAAATACAGAAGGTGGCTGAAGAACAGGGTATTGCGGTCAATCTGGATCCTACCCCGGGCCCCACGCCTACCGATGCACGTTCAATACAGCTCGCACGGGAGGGTGTACCTTCTGCACTGATTTCTGTTCCTTTGAGATACATGCACACCTCGGTTGAGCTTGTTCATGCCCGGGATATCGTTCAGGCGGGGCGCCTGATAGCCTATCTGATGCTGAAGATAGACGATGATTTTGTGAACGCGATCAAAAATTATGATTGA